From the Bacillus sp. FJAT-22090 genome, the window GTGCAGACTCAGAAAATCTAATCGTTTCTGTACCCGCGTTGAAATGGAGGGAAAAGAAAACGCGTAAAATAAGGAAAACAATTATAGCGCCTGAGCTGAAGAAATTGGACGAAACAGATCTTCAGCAGACGAGGTGGAGGTTATCGAATTTTCGGCGGATGCCTCCCGACCGTATTTGCCCGGTTGTTATTCTTTTTCATAAACCATGCAAGTGATTGTATGACAGAGGGAAAAGAAGGCATTCTTAGCATAATGAGCTTGGTAAGACTTAGTAGAAACAAATTCTTCATTCGAATGTGGAGCTTCAGGCTGATTGAAAACGTTTGTCAGTCGAGGTAACCTAAGTTCGCGACATCCATGTCGCAACAGTTACATGACCCACATCGTGTGGGCCTGCACTTTGTACGAGTAACCGCAGGATCAAGTAACGAAGAATGCGAGCGTTTCTCAATACAACAGTCTGAAGCAAGTTTATTTTGACATGAATGTAAACGGAGGAAATGAAATTATGTGTGGAATCGTAGGATATATTGGTGAATCAGATACAAAGGAAATTCTATTAAAAGGTTTAGAAAAATTAGAGTACCGCGGATATGACTCGGCGGGAATCGCTGTGTTAAATGAAGAGGGTGTAGTCGTTTTCAAAGAAAAAGGACGTATTGCAGACTTACGCGATGTAGTAGACGAAGAGGTAGGCGCAAAGCTTGGAATTGGTCATACACGTTGGGCAACTCACGGTGTTCCGAATCAGTTGAATGCCCATCCACACCAAAGTACTACAAAGCGTTTTACTTTAGTTCACAATGGTGTAATTGAAAATTATCACCTTATGAAAAAAGCTTACTTAGCAAATGTAGAAATGGCATCTGACACGGATACAGAAGTGATTGTACAGCTTATTGAAAAATTTTCACAAGATGGTTTATCTACTGTAGATGCGCTTAGAAAAACATTGCATCTTATTCACGGATCATATGCAATTGCTCTTATTGATAGAGAAGATCAAAACACAATCTATGTAGCAAAAAATAAATCACCTCTTCTTGTAGGATTAGGAGATGGATTTAATGTAGTAGCATCTGACGCAATGGCAATGCTTCAAGTGACAGAGCACTATGTAGAACTTCATGACCAAGAAATCGTTATCGTGCATAAAGATTCTGTTGAAATTCAAAAGCTTGATGGCACAAAAATAGAACGTGCTCCATACAAGGCAGAACTAGACATGAGCGATATTGAAAAAGGGACATATCCTCACTATATGTTAAAAGAAATGGATGAACAGCCAGCTGTTATCCGTAAAATAATACAAGCGTATCAAAACGAACAAGGCGAGCTTACAATCGACCAAGCTATTTTAGATGCACTAAATGAGGCAGATCGTCTGTACATTATCGCTGCAGGAACTAGCTATCATGCAGGATTAATTGGGAAAGAATACTTTGAGAAAGTTGCAGGTATTCCAGTAGAAGTGCATATTTCTAGTGAATTCGGCTACAACATGCCACTTCTATCAGCAAAACCAATATTTATGTTCATCACGCAATCAGGTGAAACAGCAGACAGCAGACAAGTGCTAGTAAAAATTAAAGAAAAAGGCTTCCCAACTATTACGATGACAAACGTGCCTGGGTCAACACTTTCTCGTGAAGCAGACCATACATTACTACTTCATGCTGGTCCTGAAATTGCCGTTGCATCAACAAAAGCTTATGTTGCACAAGTTGCGACATTAATGGTAACAGCATCTGTATACGCGCAATCTCAAAACATAGAATTAGACTTTGATGTTGTCAAAGAACTAGGTATTGTAGCAAATGCTGTCCAAACAATTGTCGATTCCAAAGAAGAAATGGAAGAAATCGCAACTGAATTCTTAGCAACAACTCGAAATGCATTCTTCATCGGACGTAACATCGACTTCTACGTAAGTCTAGAAGGTGCATTAAAACTAAAGGAAATTTCTTATATCCAAGCAGAAGGTTTTGCTGGAGGGGAATTAAAACACGGTACGATCGCTCTAATTGAAGAGGGTACACCGATTATTGCACTTGCAACTCAGCAAGCGGTAAGTTTAAATATTCGCGGTAACGTAAAAGAAGTAGTAGCACGTGGTGCAAACCCATGCATCATCGCAATGGAAGGCTTTGAAGAAGAAGGCGATCGATTCATTCTTCCAAAAGTACACGAGCTATTCGCTCCACTCGTAGCAGTAATTCCACTTCAACTAATAAGCTACTACGCTGCTTTACACAGAGACTGTGACGTCGATAAACCAAGAAACTTGGCAAAATCGGTAACGGTGGAGTAAGTAAAATATTATTTGTGGCTGTTTTTGTTTTCAGACAACTCAGTCGTGATGTACACAACTCAGTCGTGATGCAGACAACTCAGTCGTGATGCAAACAACTCAGCCGTGATGTAAAAACTGGTTAGATATACTAACCAGTTTTTTTAATTGTCACCGTCAAAAAATAAAATTCCTTGCTTAATAAAAGCAATCCTTAACAAAAACTAGTTTTCCAAATGATCGACCGAGTAGAGCCTTATGGGCCTTACTTGGTCTTTTTGCATTTAAAACAGTTGTCCAACCACACTAACAACTTGTTTTTACTTACATATTTGAAGAAAAAAGAGGAAAAAGGCTAGAAAAGTAGTTTTAGTCAAGGATGGGGGAAAAATGGGGAGAAGATAGGTGGGAGAAGCGTTTGATGGGGAGGGGGTTTGGAAAATTAGTTTTAGTCAGGAACATAGTAAAAGAATATAAAAGTATAAGAAGGATATCTAATTAATAGTACAGAATATAGTAGGTAATGAATAAATTAGTAATTATGGGACTTTACATTTCACTTAGCTATGAGAGGTTAGGTTTATTGTACAAAAATAATTTATTAGGGAAAGGAAAGTGTTCATATTGGCAGTAGTTAAAGCTTTTTATGCTTATCCGGGTCTAAAAACAGACTTAACAGAAGACATTCATGATGCTGTAAGATTAATTAATGAGTCCAAAATTATAAGTATAACAACGTGGGAAGATTTATCGATAGGTGGAAGGTATATCATTGACGGTATCTTAGATGCGATTGATAGATGTGACCTATTTATTTGTGATCTTACATATCTAAATTTTAATGTACTTTATGAATTGGGCTATGCTATATCTAAAGAGAAGAAAATATGGATTACATTAAACAAATCTCATGCAAAAGCGAGAGCAAATTATAAAGCTTTTAGTTTGATAACTACTATTGGCTATGCAGGCTATGAAAATTCCAGAGAATTAGTAGAAAAATTTTATAGCGAGCTACCTCATGAAACATCTCAAAATATTATTCAATATAGTCAAGAAAGCTTAAATAAGCACTTAGTTTATCTAGCATGTGAGAATAGCACAAGTGCATCAAACATTTTAAAGATAACGCTTGGAAAATCCGAAATACCAATCAAAATTGATGATCCATACGAGGGGTCTCAACCGTTAAGTTGGTATTTGAATGTTTTGCAAGACTCTTTCGGTATAGTTATACATTTTCATACATCTGAGAGTCAAGTTGAAAATCCAATACCAACAGGAAGAAAAGCTTTGATTGCAGGAATTGCAAAAGGTTTAGGGTTAAAAACCTTGTTATTAGCTCATTCACCATTTGAAAAGCCATTAGATTATCATGATAGTTTAATAGTGCATGTTAGTGCGAGTCAGTGCGAAAAAGCAATAAAAGAGTGGTTAGAGCCAATTATAGAAGAATATAAAGTATCTGTAGATGATCATAAAGAATATATAACGGGACAAAAAGCTCTCGGTAAAATTTCTAATTTAATTATGGGGGACTATGTTGCTGAGAATGAAAACCATGATTTAGTACATTATTTTTTGGAAACTGCAGAATATAAAGAGGCATTAATTGCACAACAAGTTCTCTTCGTTGGAAGAAAAGGAACTGGGAAAACTGCAAATTTATTAAAAATTAAAAATGAGTTAACTATTGATAAGCGTAATTTCATTATATCTATACAACCACAAGGCCATGAATTCGAAGGTGTTTTAAATATACTTAATAATTTAAAGAATGAATCTGAACAAGCTCATCTTATTGAAAGTGTTTGGAAACATCTAATATACACAGAAATTGCTAAACAATACTATGAGTATCTAGATAGTCTCCCTCTTCATTATCAAAAAAATAAAGATGAACAAGAATTCATAGATTTTGTTAAACAAAATGAACGACTTATTAATGCGGATTTTACCTTAAGATTAGAAAACATTGTAAGTAATCTCACTTCTTCTTTAAAGAAGTCTGATTCTACGGAACAGCAAAGATATAAAGTTAGCGAATATTTGCATGATAATATAATAAAACATTTAAGGAATTATCTTGGTAAAGTTTTAGAAAAACGAGAAAAAGTAACAATCTTAATTGATAATTTAGATAAGAGTTGGAATGATAAGGCAGATTTAAAAAAATTAAGCGAATTATTATTTGGTTTGTTGAACGTAGTACATAAAATATCCGATGAATTTCAAAAAAATTCATATAAATATCAAAAGGTAAATATATCACTAATAGTATTCTTAAGAAGTGATATTTTTTCTAGAATAACAAGTTATGCTTCTGAGATTGATAAAGTTCCTATTAAACATCTAAGTTGGTCAGATTATAGTTTACTTTTTAGAGTAATTGAGAATAGAATTAAGTATAGCAATAATGGTATTACAAGTCCCGATGTATTATGGAATCAATATTTTTGCCAAGAAGTTAATGGAATTCCCCTAAAGAAATATATAGAAAATCTAATTCTTCCTAGACCAAGGGATATTATATTTCTATTTAAAATGGCACTTCAAGAGGCTGTAAATAGGGGGCATGTTAAAGTAGAGGAAGAAGATTTCAAGAGTGCAGAGTTTGCATATTCGGATTATGCAATAAAATCATTATTTCCGGAAAATGGAGGTAGAATTGAAGATATAGAAATCATTTTTTATGCTTTTGCAGGAGAAAAGTCTATACTTACTCAAGAAGAAATAGAAAATTGTATAAAAAAATACAGTAAACAAAATATTAATGAAGTTCTTAATATTCTTTGTGAAATGACATTTATTGGACAAGAAATAGCCGAGGATGAATATGAATATTATAGTGAGAAAAGATCGAGGAAAATTACGGATATACTTGCAGAGAAATTAGCTGTACGTAATTCTCGTTCTAAAAGATATAAAATTAATCCAGCTTTCCACGCTCATCTTGGAATAGAAAATAACTAAATATATAGTGAAAATAAGTGCGTTGTAACTATTCATCTGCAATAATACTTCAGATTATTGATTGTTATTCAAAAGTAACTTAAATATTACTAGTTAATTTTATCTATTTATTCTTAAAAAAACTACCAAGTAGGTGTTTTGATATTCCTACTTGTTCTTTTTATTGCTTTCTCTTCTCTTTAAGTTATTGTGCGTAATTACATTTTTCTAAATAATTTAGTAACATCTTATTAATAGGTGGTTAAATAATGTCAAAAATGAATATGGATACTTACTTGTATAAATATTGCGAAGAACAAATTAATATAATTTATGATGAATTAATAAAAGGAAATGGTTCTCCTGAAATAGAAGAAATAATTCCATTGCTATTATTTAAGAATATATTGGATAAAATTTCGACATTAAAAGTTTTAAAAAAGAAAGCTGACTCCTCAATTAAAGAAAGTTCTCAAGGAATCGCAAGAGTAGTAATTGAAACTCAGTGGAATCTTATGTTTATGATTGAACAGGACAGTAAATTCCGTGCTTTATCTTATTACTATCTTGCATTGGAGTCACAATTGAACAGCCAAATTACTAGTTATGACTATCATATCTCGGAAACACAGGGTTACATTGAAAAGAATCTAGACAATTTAAGATTGCTAAAAGACAACTATAGTAGACTTACTTCTATTAAACTGCTAAACGATCCTGCTGCACTTAAGTACGCTTTAAATAAAAATTATGGAATAAATTCTAAGATAGAAATTGAAAAAAAAATAAAAATTAGAGAAGAAAGTAATAAGGAGTTATTTAATACAATTCAAATTTTAAAAAATAAAAAAAAGGAGGTAGAAAATAAATTAAATGTATTAAAGGATGACAAAAAGTTTTCTGATGTGCAAAAGGAAATTACCAAGTCGAAACAAAAAATTAATTATCCTAAGTGGTACAACTTAAAAACTAATATTGTCTCACTAAGGCAACTCGCAATATTTCTTGGTAGAAAAAAGCAGTATGATGGTGTGTATAATATGTTTTCACAAGAAATTCATGTTCTCAATGCGATAAATCAAATATATATAGAAGATGGAGTTGCTAAGTTACAGCAATCTTCTTCTAACGTAAATCATACACAAGCATTAGATGCATTTTCCTCAGCTATGTACGCTCTAACTGAAGTTGCAGAGAGTTTTCTGTATTTTTATGGAAAAGTCGATGAAAGTATATTTTTAAGAAGGCAAATGGAAAATTATTCAAAAGAGAAATAGCTTCTACTTAATTTGAAAATTAAATCTACAAAATGTGGAAATGTTGAATGAAAGTTATTTAGGTGTAAGTTTAATTT encodes:
- the glmS gene encoding glutamine--fructose-6-phosphate transaminase (isomerizing), with translation MCGIVGYIGESDTKEILLKGLEKLEYRGYDSAGIAVLNEEGVVVFKEKGRIADLRDVVDEEVGAKLGIGHTRWATHGVPNQLNAHPHQSTTKRFTLVHNGVIENYHLMKKAYLANVEMASDTDTEVIVQLIEKFSQDGLSTVDALRKTLHLIHGSYAIALIDREDQNTIYVAKNKSPLLVGLGDGFNVVASDAMAMLQVTEHYVELHDQEIVIVHKDSVEIQKLDGTKIERAPYKAELDMSDIEKGTYPHYMLKEMDEQPAVIRKIIQAYQNEQGELTIDQAILDALNEADRLYIIAAGTSYHAGLIGKEYFEKVAGIPVEVHISSEFGYNMPLLSAKPIFMFITQSGETADSRQVLVKIKEKGFPTITMTNVPGSTLSREADHTLLLHAGPEIAVASTKAYVAQVATLMVTASVYAQSQNIELDFDVVKELGIVANAVQTIVDSKEEMEEIATEFLATTRNAFFIGRNIDFYVSLEGALKLKEISYIQAEGFAGGELKHGTIALIEEGTPIIALATQQAVSLNIRGNVKEVVARGANPCIIAMEGFEEEGDRFILPKVHELFAPLVAVIPLQLISYYAALHRDCDVDKPRNLAKSVTVE
- a CDS encoding P-loop ATPase, Sll1717 family, translating into MAVVKAFYAYPGLKTDLTEDIHDAVRLINESKIISITTWEDLSIGGRYIIDGILDAIDRCDLFICDLTYLNFNVLYELGYAISKEKKIWITLNKSHAKARANYKAFSLITTIGYAGYENSRELVEKFYSELPHETSQNIIQYSQESLNKHLVYLACENSTSASNILKITLGKSEIPIKIDDPYEGSQPLSWYLNVLQDSFGIVIHFHTSESQVENPIPTGRKALIAGIAKGLGLKTLLLAHSPFEKPLDYHDSLIVHVSASQCEKAIKEWLEPIIEEYKVSVDDHKEYITGQKALGKISNLIMGDYVAENENHDLVHYFLETAEYKEALIAQQVLFVGRKGTGKTANLLKIKNELTIDKRNFIISIQPQGHEFEGVLNILNNLKNESEQAHLIESVWKHLIYTEIAKQYYEYLDSLPLHYQKNKDEQEFIDFVKQNERLINADFTLRLENIVSNLTSSLKKSDSTEQQRYKVSEYLHDNIIKHLRNYLGKVLEKREKVTILIDNLDKSWNDKADLKKLSELLFGLLNVVHKISDEFQKNSYKYQKVNISLIVFLRSDIFSRITSYASEIDKVPIKHLSWSDYSLLFRVIENRIKYSNNGITSPDVLWNQYFCQEVNGIPLKKYIENLILPRPRDIIFLFKMALQEAVNRGHVKVEEEDFKSAEFAYSDYAIKSLFPENGGRIEDIEIIFYAFAGEKSILTQEEIENCIKKYSKQNINEVLNILCEMTFIGQEIAEDEYEYYSEKRSRKITDILAEKLAVRNSRSKRYKINPAFHAHLGIENN
- a CDS encoding DUF5677 domain-containing protein, with the translated sequence MSKMNMDTYLYKYCEEQINIIYDELIKGNGSPEIEEIIPLLLFKNILDKISTLKVLKKKADSSIKESSQGIARVVIETQWNLMFMIEQDSKFRALSYYYLALESQLNSQITSYDYHISETQGYIEKNLDNLRLLKDNYSRLTSIKLLNDPAALKYALNKNYGINSKIEIEKKIKIREESNKELFNTIQILKNKKKEVENKLNVLKDDKKFSDVQKEITKSKQKINYPKWYNLKTNIVSLRQLAIFLGRKKQYDGVYNMFSQEIHVLNAINQIYIEDGVAKLQQSSSNVNHTQALDAFSSAMYALTEVAESFLYFYGKVDESIFLRRQMENYSKEK